TATAAAACTAGCTTCATTGCTAGCAAACATCCAACACCAACCGAGTTTACCTTTGTTATAGTGACTGGTTTCGTCAATATGTAGAACCTTACTTGTACTTACTTCTTGCTCGATTTGCTCATACGCTTCTTGACATTTTTCTGCAACTCTAGCCTCGCTATTTGACACGCTACCAACACTGATGTCCAGGTTGAAAATATTTTTTATAATATTTGCTACTTCTCTTTTCGAGTTCTTGTAAAATCCGCTCAGCGCCGCGATTGTTGACTTAACTTTTGGTCCAAATGTATCTGATGTAACACCTTCTGGTAACTTACTGCTTCTTCTTTTCCCGCATCTCCGGCAACGACCATTGATATTCCACTACATAAGGCCTAATTTACGGAAGATCAACTTTTTGATGAATGTACGGTCCCTTGCATATTGCAATCTCTCCTCCGCATTCACAAGTAGATGACAACTTTACTTTTATCACCTCATCTGCATCCATTTTGGCGCGAAAACTTCCTTTATGACCAACCTGACCACCGACGTTTCTGTCGCTCTTTGGCTTGTCCTTTTTTATTTTGTACAACTCTCTAGAGCTTGGTAGAGATGAATTTTTCGAGTTTAAACCGAGCCTCTCCTTTAATTCAGTGTTCTCTATCTTTAAAGCCTTGTTCTCTGCTTTTAAACTTTCATTCTCTCTTTCCAGCCTTTCTATTTTTGCTTCTAACTTTTCTATTTTTTGCTGTAAATTTTTGCAGAGCTCTTCTAGATCAATCATATTACCTCACGTTTACCCTATGATTATCTTTTTGGTTTATCTTGTCTACCTATTTTGCCACTCTGCTGAACGGATACAACATTTAAGAAATTTATCAAACGAAAAAAAAGGCAAAAGAAGCCCCGTAGTGCTGGTTTTGACTCTCTAATACTTTAAATTGGTGCTGTAATAATTTGCTGACGCTTAGTTTAAGCGCGATTTGGCTGAATGTAGAAAAAATTTAAAAGACATGCAGCCGCTATAATTTTATGTAATCCGCCAAAAAATACCCTAAGTTTTTTACTGAATTTTGTCATTGAACCTGCGCAGATCAAAAACAAGTTTTGAGTCAGAAATAACCTTAATGCCATGATAAGGGGGCTGGCGGAGTTTGTCAAGTAACTTTTTCGTTTCTACTAAATGACAATTGTGGCTTGGGGGGTGATGCAAGAAGTCTACTGATGGCTTTCAAAGCAGTTGAGCTTAATTATTAGAGTAGTAATTTTTATTTTTATATTGACTATTGAGGTTTATTATTTTATAACTAAAAACTTAGTTATTTTAATGAGCTTGAGTTTATAACATATGCCTACGATAAATCAATTAATACGTAAGGGTAGATTAGGGTTGACCCATAAGAAAAAGGTGCCAGCTTTGGGAGAAAGCAACCCTCAAAGGAGGGGTGTTTGCACTAAGGTGTATACTACAACTCCTAGGAAGCCTAACTCAGCACTCCGTAAAGTAGCTAGAGTAAAAATTAGTGGGTATGGTGAAGTGACAGCTTATATACCTGGTGAAGGTCATAATTTACAAGAGCACTCTGTTGTTTTGATACGTGGTGGGCGGGTTAAAGATTTGCCAGGTGTGCGTTATCACATAATAAGAGGTGCCCTTGATCTGCGTGGTGTGCAAAATCGAAAGAAAGCTCGTTCAAAATATGGTGTAAAGAAATCTGGTTAAAGTTTATGGCTCGTCGGAATAAAGCAAAAAAAAGAGAAATAAGTCCTGATTCGCGTTATGGCAGTGTTTTGCTGATGCGTTTCATTAATACAATCATGAAATGTGGTAAAAAATCTACTGCAGAAAAGATTATCTATGACGCTTTGTCTTTAGCTGAAAAGAAAATAGGTGAAGGTGGGTTATCAATTTTTGAGACAGCGGTAGAAAATGTTACTCCTTCTATAGAAGTGCGTTCTCGACGCATTGGTGGTGCAACTTATCAAGTGCCTGTTGAAGTTCGACAAGATAGAGCGGTTTCTTTAGCGTTAAGGTGGATTGCTAAAGCAACTTCTGCTGCTCGAAAAAAGAGTGGAAAAACCACTGTTGATTGTTTGCAATCTGAAATACTGGATGCTTATAATAAACGCGGTGGTGCGTTTAAGATGTGCGAAGAAAAATATAAAATGGCTGAGGCTAATAAGGCATTTTCTCATCTTCGTTTTTAATGTTAGCTAATTAATTGTGATATGGAAATTGGGATATCTAAATACAGAAATATAGGAATAATGGCTCACATAGATGCTGGTAAGACTACCACAACAGAGCGTATTTTATTTTATACTGGTAAGCAAAATAGAATTGGTGAAGTACACGATGGGGCAGCTTCTATGGATTGGATGGAGCAGGAAAAAGAGCGTGGTATTACAATCACATCTGCTGCAACAACATGTTTTTGGAATGATCATAGGGTCAATATAATAGACACTCCAGGTCACGTTGATTTCACTATTGAAGTTGAGAGATCTTTAAGGGTTTTGGATGGTGCAGTTGCTGTATTTGATGGAGTTGCTGGAGTTGAGCCTCAATCTGAGACAGTTTGGCATCAAGCTGATAAATATAGTGTTCCTCGTATCTGCTTTGTTAATAAGATGGATAGAATAGGGGCAAATTTTTATCGATGTGTTGATATGATAAAGACGAAGCTTGGTGCAGCACCTCTAGTCATTCAGTTGCCAATAGGAAGTGAGAAAGATTTCAAAGGTATAATTGACCTTATTTCTATGAAAGCCATTATATGGCAAGAAGAAACGTTGGGTGCTAAATTTTCTTATGAAGATATTCCTTCTGATTTGCTTGACAAGGCTCAAGAATATCGAAATCTTTTATTAGATGCTGCAGCTGAGATGGATGATGAAGCGATAAATACTTACTTTGAGTCTAATGATCTACCAGTGGATTTACTGAAAAAATGCGTGAGAAATGGGACCATTAAAGGAAAATTTGTTCCTGTATTATGTGGATCAGCTTTTAAAAATAAAGGCGTACAACCACTTTTAGATGGTGTGGTTGACTTTTTACCTTCTCCTATTGATGTTGATGTAATTATTGGAACTGATCCTAAAGATTCAGAAAAGAAAATTGAGATTAAACCTTCAGAAAAAGAGAAATTCGTTGCTCTTGCGTTTAAAGTGATGACGGATAAGTTTGTAGGTAGCTTGACGTTTATTCGTATTTATTCCGGTAAGTTAAAATCTAAATCTGCTGTATTAAATGCAGGAAAAAATGAGACTGAAGGAATTGGCAGAATGCTGCTTATGCATGCAAATAACAGAGAAGATATAAACGAAGCTAAAGTTGGCGATATAGTTGCCTTAGTTGGATTAAAGAGAACAATTACTGGTGACACTTTATGTTCACCTGATTTTCCTATATTATTAGAGCGTATGGAATTTCCTGAGCCTGTTATTGAAATTGCTGTGGAACCTAAAACTACTTCAGATCAGGAAAAATTAGGTATTGCTTTAAATAGATTGGTTGCAGAAGATCCTTCTTTAAGAATGTCAGTAAATGCAGAGAGTGGACAGACTATATTGAAAGGCATGGGTGAGCTGCATCTTGAGATTATTGTTGATAGAATGAAGCGCGAGTTTAACGTTGAGGCTAACGTTGGTGCTCCTCAGGTTGCATATCGTGAAACTATCACTAAATCTGTTGAAATTGATTACACTCATAAAAAACAATCAGGTGGTGCTGGTCAGTTTGCTAAGGTTAAAATAAAATTTGAACCTCTTGAGCCTGGTTCTGGGTTTCAATTTGAAAGTAAAATTGTAGGTGGTGCTATTCCAAAAGAGTATATTCCTGGGGTAGAAAATGGCTTGGAGTTGATAAAAGAAGGTGGTATCATTTCTGGCTTCCCATTGATTGATTTTAAGGCTACTCTTCTTGATGGTGCTTTTCATGAGGTTGATTCTAGTCCTTTAGCTTTTGAACTTGCTGCTAAGGGTGCTTTTAAGGAAATGGCGAATAAAGCTGGTCCAAAAATGTTAGAACCTATAATGAAAGTTGAAATCATTACTCCTGAAGAATATATGGGTGATGTTATGGGTGATATAAATAGTAGAAGAGGAAATGTTGCTGATATGCTGGATTTAGGTAATAATAGCAAAATAATTACTGCTTCGGTGCCTCTTGCAAATATGTTTGGTTATATCAACGTTTTGCGTTCTATGTCTCAGGGAAGAGCTCAGTATAGTATGCATTTTTCTTGTTATGAACAAGTACCACAATATGTGGTTGATGAGTTAAAGTTAAAGTATAATTAAGGGTAATAATTATGACAGCAGTAGTAGAAGCATTTGGAAAGCCGCATGTAAATGTGGGAACAATAGGACATGTGGATCATGGGAAGACAACGTTAACAGCGGCGATAACGAAGCATTATGGGAATTTTGTAGCGTATGATCAGATAGATAAGGCACCAGAAGAAAGGAAGAGGGGGATAACGATAGCAACAGCGCATGTTGAGTATCAGACGGAAAAAAGGCATTATGCACACGTTGATTGTCCTGGACACGCTGACTATGTAAAGAACATGATAGTAGGTGCAGCGCAAATGGATGCAGCGATATTGGTAGTGTCAGGGGTTGATGGGCCAATGCCACAAACGAGAGAGCATATATTGCTGGCGAAGCAGGTGGGTGTTGGATATATCGTGGTGTATATAAATAAAGCTGATGTTGCTGATGCTGATATGATAGATTTGGTAGAAATGGAAGTGAGGGAATTGCTGAATAAATACGGATTTCCAGGGGATGAAGTGCCTGTGGTAGTGGGGTCTGCATTGAAAGCGCTGGAGGATGACAGCAGCGAATATGGAAAGAAATCAATAGATAAATTGATGGAAAAGTTAGATGAATATGTGGCGGTTCCACCAAGGCCTGTGGATTTACCATTTTTATTGCCAATCGAGGATGTATTTTCGATATCTGGGCGAGGGACAGTAGTAACAGGAAGAATAGAGAAGGGAGAGATAAAGACGGGAGAAGAGATAGAGATAATAGGTCTGAAGGGGACGCAAAAGACGATATGCACAGGTGTAGAAATGTTTAAGAAGTTGCTGGATAAGGGAAGTGCAGGACTCAATGTAGGAATATTGTTAAGAGGGACAAAAAGAGAAGAAGTGGAGAGAGGGCAAGTATTAGCAAAACCGGGGACGATAACGCCGCATAGAAAGTTTAAGGCGGAGGTTTATATATTAAAGAAAGAGGAAGGAGGAAGGCATACACCATTTTTTGCGAATTACCAACCACAGTTTTATTTAAGGACAACGGATGTAACTGGGAGCATAAAATTGCTAGATGGGAAGGAGATGGTAATGCCAGGAGATAATGTGAGTGTAGAAGTAGAATTGCAAGTACCGATAGCAATGGATAAGGGATTGCGTTTTGCGATAAGAGAAGGCGGTAGAACTGTTGGTTCTGGTGTTGTTTCTGAAATTTTGGAGTGAGAGTTTGAGTTATAGGAGTGTAGCTCAATTGGTAGAGCGCTGGTCTCCAAAACCAGAGGTTGTAGGTTCAATTCCTATCGCTCCTGCATTAATGTTGTGGTGAAAATGTTAAAAAGTTTGTGTGTTTTTTTCTGTGATATAAAGCAAGAAATACGAAGAATTGCTTGGGTAAAGAAACAGGAGGTGTTGTCATCTCTATTTGTTGTAATGATTGTTATATTATGCTTTTCGATTTTCTTCTGTTTTGTGGATTTTATGTCTCTTTACGTAATTAAGGCTTTATTTGGAATTATTTATGGAATGTGAATATAAATGGTATATCATTAAAGTTGATTATGGATATGAGCAAAATATACGCGAATTGGTAAGTAATGCCGTTTATTTTAAGGAAGTGTTTATTCCTTATCAAACGGTATGTAATTTAAAATCTGATATAAAAGAGTTATGTGAAGTGTATGTATATATGCATCTATGTGATGAAAGCAAAAATATTTTGAATCAAACGCCTGGATTTTGCAGTGGCGAATCTGGTAATTTTGAGATGATTTTAGATGATGAGATAAGTTTAAAGTGTAAAGAATTTAATAGATATAAATGGTATATCTTGAGAGTTGCTTCCAATTGTGAAGAGAAAGTGCGCCAACATATA
The nucleotide sequence above comes from Wolbachia endosymbiont of Oedothorax gibbosus. Encoded proteins:
- the rpsG gene encoding 30S ribosomal protein S7, which encodes MARRNKAKKREISPDSRYGSVLLMRFINTIMKCGKKSTAEKIIYDALSLAEKKIGEGGLSIFETAVENVTPSIEVRSRRIGGATYQVPVEVRQDRAVSLALRWIAKATSAARKKSGKTTVDCLQSEILDAYNKRGGAFKMCEEKYKMAEANKAFSHLRF
- the secE gene encoding preprotein translocase subunit SecE; protein product: MLKSLCVFFCDIKQEIRRIAWVKKQEVLSSLFVVMIVILCFSIFFCFVDFMSLYVIKALFGIIYGM
- the rpsL gene encoding 30S ribosomal protein S12, coding for MPTINQLIRKGRLGLTHKKKVPALGESNPQRRGVCTKVYTTTPRKPNSALRKVARVKISGYGEVTAYIPGEGHNLQEHSVVLIRGGRVKDLPGVRYHIIRGALDLRGVQNRKKARSKYGVKKSG
- the tuf gene encoding elongation factor Tu, whose product is MTAVVEAFGKPHVNVGTIGHVDHGKTTLTAAITKHYGNFVAYDQIDKAPEERKRGITIATAHVEYQTEKRHYAHVDCPGHADYVKNMIVGAAQMDAAILVVSGVDGPMPQTREHILLAKQVGVGYIVVYINKADVADADMIDLVEMEVRELLNKYGFPGDEVPVVVGSALKALEDDSSEYGKKSIDKLMEKLDEYVAVPPRPVDLPFLLPIEDVFSISGRGTVVTGRIEKGEIKTGEEIEIIGLKGTQKTICTGVEMFKKLLDKGSAGLNVGILLRGTKREEVERGQVLAKPGTITPHRKFKAEVYILKKEEGGRHTPFFANYQPQFYLRTTDVTGSIKLLDGKEMVMPGDNVSVEVELQVPIAMDKGLRFAIREGGRTVGSGVVSEILE
- the fusA gene encoding elongation factor G, which codes for MEIGISKYRNIGIMAHIDAGKTTTTERILFYTGKQNRIGEVHDGAASMDWMEQEKERGITITSAATTCFWNDHRVNIIDTPGHVDFTIEVERSLRVLDGAVAVFDGVAGVEPQSETVWHQADKYSVPRICFVNKMDRIGANFYRCVDMIKTKLGAAPLVIQLPIGSEKDFKGIIDLISMKAIIWQEETLGAKFSYEDIPSDLLDKAQEYRNLLLDAAAEMDDEAINTYFESNDLPVDLLKKCVRNGTIKGKFVPVLCGSAFKNKGVQPLLDGVVDFLPSPIDVDVIIGTDPKDSEKKIEIKPSEKEKFVALAFKVMTDKFVGSLTFIRIYSGKLKSKSAVLNAGKNETEGIGRMLLMHANNREDINEAKVGDIVALVGLKRTITGDTLCSPDFPILLERMEFPEPVIEIAVEPKTTSDQEKLGIALNRLVAEDPSLRMSVNAESGQTILKGMGELHLEIIVDRMKREFNVEANVGAPQVAYRETITKSVEIDYTHKKQSGGAGQFAKVKIKFEPLEPGSGFQFESKIVGGAIPKEYIPGVENGLELIKEGGIISGFPLIDFKATLLDGAFHEVDSSPLAFELAAKGAFKEMANKAGPKMLEPIMKVEIITPEEYMGDVMGDINSRRGNVADMLDLGNNSKIITASVPLANMFGYINVLRSMSQGRAQYSMHFSCYEQVPQYVVDELKLKYN